In the Mastacembelus armatus chromosome 17, fMasArm1.2, whole genome shotgun sequence genome, one interval contains:
- the LOC113134826 gene encoding RING finger protein 11-like, giving the protein MGNCLKSPTSDDISLLHESQSDRASFGDGIDPDLEPPPPYQEQTHMPMYHPTPSQSRLATQLTEEEQIRIAQRIGLIQHLPKGVYDGGQDGSEKKIRECVICMLDFVYGDPIRFLPCMHIYHMDCIDDWLMRSFTCPSCMEPVDAALLSTYETN; this is encoded by the exons ATGGGCAATTGTCTTAAGTCCCCGACATCAGACGACATTTCTCTGCTTCATGAATCCCAGTCAGACAGGGCGAGTTTCGGTGATGGAATAGATCCAGACCTGGAGCCTCCCCCGCCGTACCAG GAGCAGACTCACATGCCCATGTACCATCCCACACCCAGTCAGTCCCGTCTGGCCACTCAGctgacagaggaggagcagatcCGCATAGCTCAGCGCATCGGCCTCATTCAGCACCTCCCTAAGGGCGTTTATGATGGAGGGCAAGACGGCTCAGAGAAGAAGATCAGAGA ATGTGTGATCTGTATGCTGGACTTTGTATATGGGGACCCGATCCGGTTCCTGCCATGTATGCACATCTACCACATGGACTGCATAGATGACTGGCTGATGAGATCCTTCACCTGTCCCTCCTGCATGGAGCCTGTGGATGCGGCCCTGCTCTCTACCTATGAGACCaactga